The genomic segment TGGCAGTCCAGCTCGCAGGGCCACCACTCGTCCTCGTCCTCGGGGGTGCCGCGGGTCGCGGTGAAGAAGAGGAGCCTGCCGTGTCCGTTGCTGCCGCCCGACTCGGCGACGGGGCCGACGTCGATGCCGGCCGCGAGGAGCCGCTCCAGGGCTTCGAGGCCCGCGTCCAGCGGTACGTCGAGGACGTCGTGGACCATGCCGGTCGCGGTGATGAAGTTGGCCTGGGGCTGGTGGCGCGCCCACCGCTCGATCTGGCCGCGGTCGGTCGTGGACTGCGTCTGCCAGGCGAAGGAGACGGGGTGCCGGGCCGGGGTGGGGCAGCCGATGCGGTCGCAGGAACATCGGTACCCCGACGGATACGCGGCGGGCGCGAGGGGCAGCCCGGCCCCCGCGGCGGCGAGGAGCAGGTCCTCGCGGGCCCGGTCATCCGCCGACGTGTCCTTCGGACGCCGGCGGAGCCACTGGGAAATCCTGCTCCGCCCGCCGGACCGGCTGCCGAACTCCGCGCCCATCTAGCCCCTCACCTCGCCGTTGTGCCGAAAGCATGACCCCATGGTCGCACCATCCTGCGCCTACGGGGGCCGGAGCTCACATCCGGGGTCCGCGGGGGTGATGCCAGCCTGTGGGTGACATAGCGGTCTATTTCAGTGCAAGGAGTGATGTACCGGCCTACCGTGGGCGCCATGGTCATTAGGACTGTGCTGACGGGCCTCACGGCGCTCACCCTCACGGCACCGAACGGCTTCCTCGCCCCGATCGAGTGGGGCGGCGGACCCCTGACCGTGGAGGCGCTCCCCCGCGTCGTCTACACGGCGCACCGCGGCGGAGCCCTGGAGGTACCGGAGAACAGCATGTCGGGCCTCCTGGCGGCCTTCGAACGCGGCACGGCACAGGTCATCGACTTCGATACGCGGATACTGCGCGACGGCACGCTGGTGGTCATGCACGACGACACCGTGGACCGCACCACGTACACCTCGGGTTCGGTCCGCCGCATGGACCGGTGGGACTGGCTGGGCGTCCGGCTGCGGCCGGGGACGGAGCTGCCGGGCAGCTGGCGGCCCGAGCGGCCGCCGACGGTCGCGGAGGTCCTCGACCGGTTCGGCGGGAAGATCATGCTGATGCTGGAGGCCAAGGATCCCAAGAGCCTCGATCCGCTGGCCCGGCTGATCCGCTCGCGCAGGCTGACCCGCTCGGTGTTCGTGAACACCAACGACCCGGCGGTCGCCCGGCGCGCCCACCGGCTCGGGCTGCTCGCCCAGCTGTGGCGTTCCCGGCGGCAGATGCTCACCGACCGCCCGGAGGGGTGGGCGGCGTTCGTGGACGTCCTGGACGTGGACCACAAGGCGCGCGACGGCGATCTGCTGCGCGCGGTCAACTCGGGCATCCCCCGGGTGTGGGCGCACACGGTGACCAGGCCGAGGCAGCGGGACCGGGTGCTGTGGCTCGGCTGCAACGGCGTGATCACGGACGCCCCCGGTCTGCTCTCGCGCACGCCGGTCAAGAAGTACAAGCCGGTGAAGGTGGGCGGGCCCGCCAGGCGCTGAGTCAGGACGTCGCGGGGCGCGGGGCGATGCCGTAGAGGGCGTACTCCACGAGCTTGTCGGCGTAGTCGTGGGTGAGGGGGCCCGAGCGCATCAGCCAGCGCTGGGCGAGCGGGCTCGACCACAGTTCCAGGGCGATGCGCGGGTCGATGCCGGGGGCGACCTGGCCTGCCTCGCGGGCCTGCTCGACGCGGGTCACGTAGAGCTGGAGCTGCGGCTCCAGGAGCTTCTCGACGAATTCGGCGCCCAGCTCGGGGTTGAGCAGTCCCTCGGCGGCCAGCGCGCGGTAGGGGGCGTCGTACTTGGCGTCGTTGAACTCGTCGACGGTGGCCCGCAGCACGTACTTGAGGTCGGCCTCCAGGTCGCCCGTGTTCGGGATCTCCGTCTGGACGTCGGTCCGGCCCGCGCCCTCGCTCGCGGCGCGGGCGGCCTGTTCGCCGAGGTCGAGGAAGGCGTCGAGCAGGACGGCGCCCTTGGACGTCCACCAGCGGTAGATCGTCTGCTTGCCGACGCCGGCGCGGGCGGCGATGGCCTCGATCGTGAGCTTCGCGTAGCCGACCTCGGTGACGAGGGCGAGGGCGGCGTCGTAGATCGCGCGGCGCGAGCGTTCGCTGCGGCGCGTGGAGTCGGGAGCTGTCTTCTGGGCCATGCCTCGAATGTAGCAGCGGGCGAACCGAGACGTCCCGTCTTGACAAGACGTGTCGTCTCGCCGGGTGCCCGCGTCCGGCATGGCACGGATGGTGCGGTGACCATTTCGGCAACCACCCGTTCGGTGCACAGCGCGAAGGCTCCTCACACCGCACTATGGGCATCAACTGCCCCACCAAGGGCAGCACATGACCCTGCGGTACGTGAGGAGCCTTCTTTGTCCCGTAATCCTCGCTCTCCTCGGCGCGCCACACCCCGGCGCTATCTGATGTGCCCACCGGCACACTTCAAGGTCACCTACTCCATCAACCCCTGGATGGACCCCGCCAAACCGGTCGACGTCCCCCTCGCCATCGCCCAGTGGGAGGACCTGCGCGACCGCTACCGCTCGCTCGGCCACACCGTCGAGGAGCTCACCCCCCGGCCCGGCCTGCCGGACATGGTCTACGCGGCGAACGGCGCGACCGTCGTCGGGGGCCGCGTGCTCGGCGCCCGCTTCGCCTACGCCGAGCGCGAGCAGGAGGCCGCGGCCCACCTGGAGTGGTTCCGCGCCCACGGCTTCACCGAGATCCACGAACCCGTCCACATCAACGAGGGCGAGGGCGACTTCGCCGTCACCGCCTCCTACGTCCTGGCAGGACGCGGCTTCCGGGCCAGCCCGCTCTCCCACGGCGAGGCACAGGAGTGCTTCGGCCGCCCGGTCATCGGCCTCGACCTCGTCGACCCCCGCTACTACCACCTGGACACGGCGCTCGCCGTCCTGGACGACGCGGCGGACGAGGTCATGTACTACCCGCCGGCCTTCTCGCCCGGCAGCCGCGCGGTCCTGCGGCGGCTCTTCCCCGACGCGCTGATCGCCGAGGAGCCCGACGCCGTGGCGCTCGGGCTCAACGCCGTGTCCGACGGGCTCCACGTGCTGCTCCCGCAGGCCGCGGCGGGCCTCTTCCAGCCGCTGCGCGAGCGCGGCTACGAACCCGTCCCGATGGATCTGAGCGAACTGCTCAAGGGCGGCGGCAGCGTGAAGTGCTGCACGCAGGAGCTGCGGAGCTAGCCGGCCGCCCGTCAGCCCTTTCGCAGTTCGGCCGGGCAGAGCCGGCGCGGCTCGTCGTCGCCCTTCAGGCGGGCGTCGACGCAGCCGCCCGGCAGCCCGCCGTGCGCCTTTGTGCCGAAGTTGGCCGTGACGGTCAGCGTGCCCCCGCCGAACACCGTGCGCTGGACCGAATTCCCGGCGGTATCGGCGGTCAGGCGCTCGTACGAGGTGAGGGGCTCGATGCCCGCGGCCTCGTGCAGCGGCGCGAAGTACTTCTGGAGCGCGGCGAGTTCGGCGCCGTGCTTCTTCAGGGACGGGCCGTCGAGGACGTAGTTGAGGGGGGTGTTGTAGAGCATCGCGGTCAGCGCGCGGTCGGTCTTCTGGTCCGGCAGCTTCTCGTACGAGAGCTCCCAGCGCTCGGCGTTGACGAGCGAGCCGTGCAGCGCGGTCTCGTAGAGCGGCACGCGGTAGCGCGGGTCGTACATCGCCTTGGCGAGTTCGGCGGGCAATGCGACCGGCTTGAAGAAGACGCCGGGAGCGGTCTCCGGGTAGTAGCCGCCCCACTTCTCGCGGTCCTTCTGCAGCTTCCACAGGCCGTCGGCGACCGGGGTGCCCGCGCCGTGGTCGAAGGCGAGGGCCTGGTTCGCCCAGGCTCCGGCGGTCTCCGAGCCGAGGACGAGGCCGCCCTTCCCGTGCTCCGCGATGCGCTTCATCCGCGCGAGGCGGTTCGTGCGGTCCTTCGCCTTGGTCATGCGGTGACCCTCGGCGTGGTCGCGGAAGAGTTCGCCGGTGGCGTCCACGTCGAGGAAGTAGCTGTCGGCGCCGTTGGCGACCATGGAGCGGGTGCGGTCAGCGAGGTGGTGCTCGCGCGGCTCGGACTGCTCGAAGGCCTGGGAGCTGAGGTAGCAGCCGCGGCCGCCGAACCCGGTCTCGGGCTTGCCCTCGGCGTCCCGCACGCAGTAGTCGGGGTAGACGGTGCCCGGCCAGGCGGAGGTGGGGCTGTCGGCGCTCTTCGGGTCCTGGCCGTTGGCGAACGAGTCGTAGGGGCCGACGAGGTAGCCGGCCTTCTCGGCGGCGCTCACCGCGGCCTTGTCCATGGGGTCCGGTCCCGCGTCGTAGCCGAGCCACATCCGGTCGACGCCGAGCCTGCGCAACTGCCGCACGCCCTCCGCCTTGCGGGCGGTGCCCCAGGTGTAGGCGTGGAAGGCGCCGAGGAGTCTCTCCGTGGCGGGGTTCTTCGCGATCTTCCGCTTCAGGCTGCCGAGTCGGCCGCGCTCGGCGAGCCAGGAGCGGTAGTCGGCGGCGGGCGCCACGGGGTTGCCGTCGGTCAGGGCGAACGTGACGGTGTAGTCGCGGGTGCCCTCGCCGCGGTCGAAGGTGTGCCGCGCGGTGGTGCGCAGCCTTCCCTTGTCGGCGGTGAAGCCGAGGTCGGTGCCGATGTCGGTGGGGGTGAGGTAGCTGACTCCGGTGCGCTTCCCGGTGTGCTTGCCGAGGGTGTAGCCCCACAGGGGCAGGGTGAGCCCTTCGCTCATGTCGACGGTGCTGCCCGCGAGTTGCCCCTTCCCCTTCGTCCAGAAGGCGTCCTTGACGGGTATGTCCAGGCCTTCTCCGCGGGGCAGTTGGAGCGAGGTGGCGGTGGCGTCGGTGCCGGTGACGGGCCAGCTGACGTCGGTGTCGCGGTGCGCCTTCATGCTGAGGGAGAGGCGGCCGTGGTCGGTGCGCGCGGTGACGTCGATGCCGCGCCCGGGGTAGCTCCAGCGGGCCCGGCCCTCGCCGGTACGGGTCACGGGGCCCGGCTTGCCGAGGTCGGTGCCGGCGGCGTCGGAGAGGGTGAGGGCACGTCCTGAGCCGGTGCGGGCGCGGACGGCGAGCGTGGCGGTGTCGACGACCGCGGTGCCGCCGTCGAGGGAGAGTTCGACGTCGCGGCCGTGCGGCTCCTCCGCGCCCGCGGTGAAGGCGTAGGTCGTGGCGCCCGCAGCGGCGACAGCGAGGGCGATGGACAGGGCGAGGAAACGGGTCTCCGACCGCCTGCGGGCGTGGCCGGGAGAACTGCTCTTGTTGGGCATGGAGTAGTGGATAGTCGCCGCCTCTAAGAACCTCTTAAGAACGGGGACGGCTCGGCCGGGAGCAGGGGCGGTTCAGCCACCTGGCCGACTTCGTGCTAACAATACGAACGCAACATCGCACCACCACAACCAAAAAGTCGGGTCCCACCGGGGCCCAGGGGGAAGAAGAGGTATCAGCGCAGTGAACCGCATGCGCACGTCCGCCGCAGTTCTGGCCACCGCGGGGGCGCTCACCGCCGCTCAGCTGGGCCTGGCCGGGTCCGCTTCCGCGGCGTCCGGGCCGACCGTCAAATCCGCGCCGCGGGCCGTCGACGGCTGCCCGATCGACATCGTCTACCCGAAGCGCTTCTCGTACGACCGGTACGGGAACGTCACCAACGGTGGCCTGTACTTCGGCATCAAGAGCAAGACGACGAAGAGCATCAAGAAGGTCACCTTCACGGTGACCAACACGAAGAACGTCCGCTTCCGCACGGCGAAGCCGACGGGCGGCAAGATCACGCACCGCACGACGAAGACCGTCTCGGTCTACGACAAGACCTTCACGGGCAAGCAGAAGCTCGGCTTCAAGGTGCAGACGCGGCTGCTCAACACCCGTTCGTTCGGTGTGAAGTTCACCCTGCGCGGGTCCGGCTGGAACTGCGCGGTGAACCAGGGGACCTGGGGCCCCAGGTAGTTCACTCCGCGGACCGGGGCGGCCACGCGTCGCCCCAGTCCGCGTCGCGCGCCGCGCGGTAGAGGGGACCGTGGCGCTTGGTCACGGTCTTCCTGCGCAGCGCCTCGTCCGGTTCGCACAGGTCGAGGAGGACCTGACCCTTGCGGATCTGCGGGCGGCGCACGATGCGCGTGGGCGCGGGGTCCGGGTCGAAGCGGACCGCGGCGACGTAACTGAACTTCTCGTCCTCGTACGCCAGGGAGCCGCCCTTGACCTGGCGGTGCAGGGACGATCTGCTGACCCGCGCGGAGAAGTGGCACCAGTCCGTGCCGGGCTCGATGGGGCAGGCGGCGCTGTGCGGGCAGGGCGCGGCGACGCGGTAGCCCGCGGCGATGAGGCGGTCGCGTGCCTCGATGACGCGGTGGTAGCCGTCGGGGGTGCCGGGCTCGATGACGACGACGGCCTGTTCCGCCGCGTCGGCGGCGGCGTCGACGACGGATCGCCGGTCGGCTTCGGTGAGCTCGCCCAGCACATACGACACGGTGACGAGATCGGTGCTCTCCATCGCGAGCGCCGCTCCGATACGGGAGCGCTGCCACTGCACGCCGCGCAGCTGGGGCGCCGCGTCGGCCAGCTCCCGCCCGAGAGCGAGCGCGGGTTCGGCCCAGTCGAGCACGGTTACGGGCCGCTCCCCCGCCCAGGTCGCGGCGACGGCCCACGTGGCCGCGCCGGTCCCGCCGCCCACGTCCACGTGACTCCCGGGCGCCCACCCGTTCGGCGCCGCGTCCGCCAGCGCACCGAGCGCGCTCCGAACGGCTTCGAACGTCGCGGGCATCCGGTACGCCGCGTAGGCCGCGACATCCGCCCGGTCCCGCAGAATCGGCGCGTCGGTAGGGGTGCGCCCCCGGTAGTTGGCGATCAGCCGCTCGACGGCCTGGGCCGCCTGTCGCGGCGGAAGACCGTCCAGAAGCCCGGCGAGGGCGGCGCGCAGAATCTCGGCCGTGGAGGCGGCGGCCGTGGCGGGGGTGGGGACGTTCACCCGGTGATTCTACGGGCCGCGACGCGTCTGCCCGGCCCGGGCGGTCCAGCGACTGCGGCCCCGTCGTGGCCGCTCGCGCAGTTCCCCGCGCCCCTGAAATCCCCCCGGCACCGCCAAGGGGACGCGACGCGTCTGCCCGGCCCGGGCTGTTCGACAGGTGCGGACCCGTCGTGGCTGGTCGCGCAGTTCCCCGCGCCCCTAAAACGTCCCCGGCACCGCTGGCAGGGGCTGGTTGCTTGGGGGCGCGGGGGACTGCGCGAGCGGGCGGCGTCGGGCCGCAGACGCCGGCGCAGTTCAGGCGGGCAGACGAGCCCGCGTCACCGCCGCGGGCAAGCGCAGCGCTACCGCCCTCGCGCCGCGCGAGCAAGCCGCGTGGCCGCTGCCGCCCGCGGCGCGTTGTCCGGGGGCCGCCGGCGCGGGTGGACCGTGTTGGCGAGCAGAACCAAGAACGTGTCCGTCGACGGGTCGAGCACCAGCGACGTCCCCGTGAACCCCGTGTGGCCCGCCGCCCCCCGCCCCGCGAGCTCCCCCATGAACCACGGCTGGTCGATGCCGAACCCGAGGCCGGATCCCGCGAGCATCAGTTCGACGAAGTCGGGGCCGAGGATGCGGGCCCGGCCGTACGACCCGCCGCACAGCAGCGTGCGGCAGAGCACCGCCAGGTCCCGCGCCGTCGAGAAGAGCCCCGCGTGCCCGGCGACACCGCCGAGCGCCCACGCGTTCTCGTCGTGAACGGTGCCGCGCAGCATCCCGCGGTCGGCCTTCGCCCAGGGCTTGCGCTGGTCCTCCGTCGCCGCCGCGTCGGGGCGCGGCCCGAAGCCCGTGGCGGTCATGCCGAGCGGCCGGGTGATGCCCTCGCGGATGAGGTCGTCCAGGGGGCGGCGGGTGAGGCGCTCCAGGATGTGCTGGAGGAGCAGCATGTTCAGGTCGGAGTAGACGTAGTCGCCGGGGGCGGTGACAGGGGCCTCGGCGCGCAGCGCCGCGAGGCGTGCCGCGGAGTCGGGGCAGTCGTACAGCGGCAGCTCGGGCCGCAGCCCGGAGGTGTGGGTGAGCAGCTGGCGCACCGTGATGCGGTGCTGCGCCGCGGCCGTGAACTCGGGAACGTACGCCCCGACGAGCGCGTCGATGCCGAGCGTGCCGCGCTCCAGCTGCTGCACGGCGGCGACGGTCGTGAACAGTTTGGTGAGCGAGGCGAGGTCGAAGGGCGTGGTGGTGCGCATCGGGACCCGCCATTCGGGGGGCAGCTCGACGCCGCGGTCCGTCTCCGGGTCGTACGAGGCGTAGCGCACCGCCCACCCCGCCGCCTCCTCCGCCGCGATGACGGGCCCGCGGCCCACGAGGACGACGGCGCCCGCGCACCACGGTCTCGGCCCGCGCGTCAGGTCGGCCACCTCGGCGACGAGGCGGCCGATCTCGTCGGGGTCGAGGCCCGCGCGGTCCGGGGTGCCGGGGCGCAGGAGTCTGGGTGCGCTCAGTGGTCCGCCTCCGTCGCGTGCGTCGTGGGTCCGTGCTGCCAGGGGCGGCACAGTCCTACGAAGCATGCGATGGCTGCCAGCGCGCAGGCCAGCTGGACCACGGCCATCGGGACGGCCGTGTCCTCGCCCGCGATGCCGACGAGCGGCGAGGCGACGGCGCCGACGAGGAAGGAGGAGGTGCCGAGGAGTGCGGAGGCGGAGCCCGCGGCGTGCGGGGTGCGGATGAGGGCGAGGGACTGGGTGTTGGGCAGGGTGAGGCCCATCGACGACATGAGGACGAAGAGTCCGGCGGCGACGGGGAGCAGGCCGACGTCGCCGAAGACGCCGGTCGTCATGAGGAGGAGCGCGACCGCGGCGACGGTGACCATGGCGAGGCCGACGGCGAGGACCTTGTTGAGGCTGGTGCGGCCGACGAGGACCTTGCCGTTGATCTGGCCCGCGGCGATCAGTCCGACGGAGTTGACGCCGAAGAGGAGGCTGAAGGTCTGCGGGGACGCGCCGTAGATCTCCTGGATCACGAAGGGCGATGCGGAGATGTACGCGAAGAGTGCGGCGAACGCGAAGCCGCCCGCGATCATGTAGCCGGCGAAGACGCGGTCGGCGAGGAGCGACTTCATGGTGCGCAGCGCCTCGACGGTGCCGCCGCCGTGCCGCTTCTCGGGGGCGAGGGTCTCGGGGAGGCGGCGCCAGACCAGCAGGGTCAGGGCGGTACCGACGACCGTGAGGACGACGAAGATGCCGCGCCAGTCGGTGAAGCGGAGCACCTGGCCGCCGATGAGGGGCGCGGCGACGGGGGCGACGCCGGAGATCAGCATCAGGGTGGAGAAGAAGCGGGCCATGGCCACGCCGTCGTACAGGTCGCGGACGATCGCGCGGGCGATGACGATGCCGGCGGAGCCCGCGAGGCCCTGGAGCAGCCGGAAGCCGATGAGGAGCTCGGCGGTGGGTGCGAACGCGCAGGTCGCGGTGGCGATGACGTAGACGAGGAGGCCGATGAGGAGCGGGCGGCGGCGGCCCCACTTGTCGCTCATGGGGCCGACGACGAGCTGGCCGAGTGCCATGCCCATGAGGCAGGCGGTGAGAGTCAGCTGGACGGTCGCGGCCGGGGCGCTCAGGGCGTCGGTGACCTCCGGCAGCGCCGGCAGGTACATGTCCATGGAGAGCGCGGGGACGGCGGTGAGGCCGCCGAGCACGAGGGTGACCAGGGCTCCGGTACGGCGGAGGGCGGCGGGGCCGGATGGCTCCGCCGCCTTCGTTATCGCGTGGTCTTCGGTGGCCTGCCCGAGCTCAGGCATCGCGCCCCTCCCAGTCGCTGCGTTTCGCCTCTGCCGGCTTCTATCGTCGCAGCTGTGGGCGGGTGGTCCGGACCGCTTTCCGCTACGCCGGGTGCAGGCCCGGCTTCCCCGCCTCCGTCACGAAGGACGCCGCCGTGCTGATGGGGGCGCCCGGCTTGCTGATCTGGGGGACCGTCTTGAAGTCGGCGAGGGCGGAGTCGCGGTCGAGGGCGACGGTCACGTAGCCGCGGCGGCCGTTGTAGAACTTCATGTGCGGGTTGGCCTTCATGAGCGTCTCCCAGTTGGCCGGCTTGTCGGCGCCGTCCTTGCCGCTCGCGATGGAGGTGGCGACGATCTCCGTGCCGACGTTCTTCGAGGACGGGTCGTCGAAGTCGTCCTTGATGTCGAAGGCGTAGCCGACGTGGACGTCGCCGGTGAGGACCATGAGGTTGTCGATGCCCGCGGCCTCGGCGCCCGCGAGGACCCGGTTGCGGGAGGCGCGGTAGCCGTCCCAGGCGTCCATGGAGAGCTTGGCCTGCGCGTTGAGGTCCAGCCTGCGCTCGGAGAAGGCGACCTGCTGCGGGACGACGTTCCACAGGGCGTTCGAGCGCCGCCAGCCGTCGAGGAGCCAGCGCTCCTGGGTGGCGCCGGTGATGCTGCGCGCCGGGTCGTCCGACTCGGGGCCCGGGACGTGGGCCTTGTCGCCGTAGGCCTGGTCGGAGCGGTACTGGCGGGTGTCCAGGATGTCGAACTGGGCGAGGCGGCCCCAGGTGAGGCGCCGGTAGAGCTGCAGGTCGGGTCCGCTCGGCGTCTGCGCGCGGCGCAGCGGCTGGTTCTCCCAGTAGGCGCGGTAGGCGGCGGCGCGGCGGAGCAGGAACTCGGCCGGCGGGTCGTCGTTCTCGGAGATGTCGTCGGCGTAGTTGTTCTCGGTCTCGTGGTCGTCCCAGGTGACGACGAAGGGGTGCGCGGCGTGTGCGGCGCGCAGGTCGGGGTCGTGCTTGTAGAGGGCGTACCGCAGGCGGTAGTCCTCCAGGGTCTTCGTCTCCTTGTTGAAGTGTGCGGGCAGCGTGCGGTCGGTGTAGTTGCGGGCGCCGCCGGTCGCGTCGACCGCGTACTCGTAGAGGTAGTCGCCGAGGTGGAAGACGACGTCGACGTCGTCCTGGGCGAGGTGCTTGTAGGCGGTGAAGTAGCCGTCGTGGTACGCCTGGCAGGAGACGGCGGCGAGGGTGAGGCTCCCGGCGCGGCTGACTGCGGCGGGCGCGGTGCGGGTGCGGCCCGTCTCGCTGATCCAGCTGCCCGTCCTGAAGCGGAACCAGTAGGTGCGGCCCGGGAGCAGGTGTTCCGCCTCGACGTGCACGGTGTGGCTGAACTCGGGGTGCGCGGTGACCGTGCCCCGTCTGGCGACGCGGCGGAAGCGGGCGTCGTGGGCGATCTCCCACTGGACGGTGACGCGCCGGCGCGGGAGGCCGCCGCCGGGCTCGTAGGGGGCGGGGGCGAGTCGGGTCCAGAGCAGGACCGAGGTGGGCTGCGGGTCGCCCGAGGCGACACCGAGGGTGAAGGGGTTGTCCGCGATGCGGCGGGCGTCGAGCTCGGCCGCGCCCGCGACGCCCGCGGTGGGCAGGTTGGTCGCGAAGGCGAGCGCGGCGGCGGCGCCCGTGACGGTGAGGAAACGGCGGCGTCCCAGGTGCTGGGCGGCGGCCCGGATCTCGGATGCGTGCTGCTGGCCTGTGTTGGTCATGTGGCCCTCCCCTGACGATTGGTGTCAGGGGCATGGAAGTGGTGGGGGACGACGCGCGACTGTCGCGTACACAACACCCGTATGGCGGGCGGATGATGTCCGTGTGGACGCCCCTCCCGTACGCTGCGGGGCCATGAACGCTGAGCGAACTGACGCATCGAACGGGTCGGGGACCACCCCTTCCGGAGCCTCGTCCAAGGTCGCCGTGGTGACCGGCGCCGGGTCCGGAATCGGCCGTTCCGTCGCCCTCGAACTGCTCGCCGCGGGCTGGTCCGTCGCGCTCGCGGGCCGCCGCACGGAGACCCTGGAGGAGACGGCGGCCCTCGCGGCGGCCGCGTCGGGCGCACGGGACGACGCGGTTCTCCGCGTACGGACGGACGTCTCGCGCCCCGAGGACGTGACGGCCCTCTTCTCCCGCGTCGCCGCCGGATTCGGCCGTCTGGACCTCCTCTTCAACAACGCCGGCACGTTCGGCCCCGGCGGCGTCCCGGTCGAGGAACTCCCCTACGACGCCTGGCGCCACGTCGTCGACACCAACCTGAACGGCGCGTTCCTGTGCGCGCAGGCGGCGTTCCGCCAGATGAAGGAGCAGGACCCGCAGGGCGGCCGCATCATCAACAACGGCTCCATCTCGGCCCACGCCCCGCGCCCGAACTCGGTGGCGTACACGGCGACGAAGCACGCCCTGACCGGTCTGACGAAGTCACTCTCCCTGGACGGCAGGCCGTACCGCATCGCGGTCGGCCAGATCGACATCGGCAACGCCGCGACCGACATGACCGAACGCATGCAGTCCGGAATTCTCCAGGCGAACGGCCAGTTGGCGAGCGAGCCGGTGATGGACGTGACGGACGTGGCCCGCACGGTGCGGCACATGGCGGAACTGCCCCTGGAGGCGAACGTTCAGTTCGCGACGGTCCTCGCGACGAACATGCCGTACGTCGGCAGAGGCTGAGACGACGAGATCTCCACAAGTGGAATAGGAAGTACCGCATCAATCCGCGCCAGTGCTCCCCTTATGCTCAGTTCCTCTCCACGAGAACTTCACACTTGGAGCACTCCTTGCGCATACGCACCACGGCCCCCGCCGTCCTCGCCGCCGCCGCCCTTTCGGTCTCGCTGCTCGCCGCGTCCCCCGCGTCGGCGGCGACGGCGCGCCACCAGGGCGGGCTGCACCTCGGGACCATCCAGTACGACAGCCCGGGCCGGGACACCCGTTCGAACTCCTCGCTGAACGCGGAGTGGGTGAACATCCACAACAGCAGCCGCTCGGCGATTCAGCTCAAGGGCTACAAGCTGAAGGACGACACCGGCTACACGTACACCTTCGGCAGCTACAAGATCGGCGCCGGCAAGACCGTCAAGGTCCGCACCGGCAGGGGCTCCGACGCCTCCGGCGTGCGCTACTGGGGCCGCGGCAACTACGTCTGGAACAACACCGGCGACAAGGCCCGCCTGATCAAGCCGAGCGGCTCGCAGCTCGACTCCTGCAAGTGGACGCGGCAGGGTTCGGGCTCCATCAGCTGCCACTGACCCGGCTGCCACTGACCACCATCAGGGGGTGGGGGGAAGGGCGACCGCTCCGCGGCGAGGGCCCCGCGGTTGGGGCCGCGGGAACGAACCACGCCGCGGAACGGTCGCCCTGCGACAGAGACCGGGAACGGTCAGGCCTGTCCCGTCTCGAAGCGGGAGATCTTGCCGTCGTCGACGGTGAAGTACCACTTCGTCCGCATCTCGCCCCACGTGTCGTTGCGGTACGACGCCGTCAGCACGCGGCCGCCGTCCGACTCGGAATCGATGTCCATGTGGCCGTGGGACGAGAAGATCTCGCGCTCCGCCCAGTCGGCGACGTCCCGGTCGGTGCCGTCGTCCGCCATGGTCGCGCCGGGCGCGAGGAGGGCGTCGAAGGCGGCCCTGTCGTGGGAGTTCACCGCGGTCACGAAGGCGCGGACCGTGGGGTCTGCGAGCCGGTTCACCTGGATGCTCATGGGTTCACGGTCACACCGGGCGGCGTCCGTCGCCACCGCTGCCCCGCCGGACGGGCGTCACCCGTACGGCCCGTGGGGCCGGGTGCCCGCGGCCGGTCCGGTGGACGGTGGAGGCGGACGCGACCGCCACCCCGCCGAGGGGCCGAACCAGGAGTTCCCCATGACCACCTGCACGTGCCTGGACCGCCGTGACCTCGGACTGCTGCTGCTCCGCGCGGGCACCGGCGGGGTGCTCGCCGCACACGGCGCCCAGAAGCTGTTCGGCTGGTTCGGCGGCGGCGGTGTCGCGGGCACCGGCGCCTTCATGGAATCCATCGGGTACGCGCCGGGCCGCCTGAACGCCGTCGTCGCGGGCCTCTGCG from the Streptomyces venezuelae genome contains:
- a CDS encoding lamin tail domain-containing protein, which gives rise to MRIRTTAPAVLAAAALSVSLLAASPASAATARHQGGLHLGTIQYDSPGRDTRSNSSLNAEWVNIHNSSRSAIQLKGYKLKDDTGYTYTFGSYKIGAGKTVKVRTGRGSDASGVRYWGRGNYVWNNTGDKARLIKPSGSQLDSCKWTRQGSGSISCH
- a CDS encoding nuclear transport factor 2 family protein — translated: MSIQVNRLADPTVRAFVTAVNSHDRAAFDALLAPGATMADDGTDRDVADWAEREIFSSHGHMDIDSESDGGRVLTASYRNDTWGEMRTKWYFTVDDGKISRFETGQA